A stretch of the Marivirga tractuosa DSM 4126 genome encodes the following:
- a CDS encoding dicarboxylate/amino acid:cation symporter, which translates to MSLFDTEIKSLKSLNTYLQKLVAGKLWLKVLIALFLGVGFGLILSPQNGWVSKATADVLGNWLALPGMLFLKLVQMIMIPLIVASIITGIASNDKDNLKKLGGGVLLYFVATTIISVSIGTVLATLFKPGRYLHQQAAAEHEEALAKGTQGAELSFGINDVPTIITDLLPENPLASMVSGEMLSIVIFTIIIGVAVLSLPSDLLRPVRLLLSAIQEICMTVVKWAMLLVPVAVFGLMAQLTSSVGLSSLAGLSYYVAVVLAGLLILVGIYLLIVSLPGRRNPLKFLGKIRDAQLLAFSTTSSAAVMPLSLQTAEEKLKVDPAISNFIIPIGATVNMDGTALYQTITTLFIAQAYGLEMSLLNIIVVIVTIVAASIGTPAIPGGGVVILASVLGGAGIPAEGIIIIIGVERLLGMFRTAVNVTGDLTACVVFNQWYGSITKNKMTHKTSIADNEDG; encoded by the coding sequence ATGAGCTTGTTTGATACAGAAATAAAATCTCTCAAATCACTTAATACCTATCTTCAAAAACTGGTAGCAGGTAAGCTCTGGTTAAAGGTACTCATTGCACTTTTCTTAGGAGTGGGTTTTGGTCTTATTTTAAGCCCACAAAATGGATGGGTAAGCAAAGCTACTGCAGATGTTTTAGGCAACTGGCTAGCCCTGCCCGGCATGTTATTTCTTAAGCTGGTGCAGATGATCATGATTCCATTGATTGTGGCATCTATCATTACAGGCATTGCCAGCAATGACAAAGACAACCTCAAAAAGCTTGGAGGAGGAGTACTCTTATATTTTGTGGCAACAACCATTATTTCTGTTAGCATTGGAACTGTCCTGGCCACACTTTTCAAACCGGGACGCTATTTGCACCAGCAGGCAGCAGCTGAACATGAAGAGGCCTTGGCAAAAGGAACTCAAGGTGCAGAATTGTCATTTGGGATAAACGATGTGCCAACTATCATCACCGATCTGCTCCCCGAAAATCCCCTGGCTTCCATGGTTAGCGGAGAAATGTTGAGTATTGTTATTTTCACCATTATCATTGGGGTGGCAGTGCTGTCACTACCCTCAGACTTGTTAAGACCTGTGAGGTTGCTGCTGAGTGCAATACAGGAAATTTGTATGACAGTAGTCAAGTGGGCCATGCTTTTAGTGCCTGTTGCTGTTTTTGGGCTTATGGCTCAACTTACTTCCAGTGTAGGCTTAAGTTCTCTTGCCGGACTGAGTTATTATGTGGCCGTTGTACTAGCCGGATTACTTATTCTTGTAGGTATCTATTTGTTAATAGTGAGTTTGCCAGGCAGAAGGAATCCACTAAAATTTCTAGGAAAAATCAGGGATGCACAATTGTTGGCTTTTTCTACGACCAGTTCGGCAGCCGTTATGCCACTCTCATTGCAAACAGCAGAAGAAAAACTGAAAGTTGATCCCGCAATCAGCAACTTTATTATCCCTATAGGCGCTACCGTCAACATGGATGGTACAGCACTTTATCAAACCATAACCACTTTATTTATCGCCCAGGCGTATGGGCTGGAGATGAGCTTGTTGAACATCATTGTGGTAATAGTAACCATTGTTGCAGCTTCAATAGGTACTCCGGCCATTCCCGGTGGAGGTGTAGTTATTCTGGCTTCCGTACTTGGTGGTGCAGGTATTCCTGCCGAAGGTATCATCATTATTATTGGGGTGGAGCGCTTGTTGGGTATGTTCCGAACGGCAGTAAACGTAACGGGAGACCTGACTGCTTGTGTGGTTTTCAATCAATGGTATGGTAGCATTACCAAAAACAAGATGACTCATAAAACCTCAATAGCTGATAATGAAGATGGATAA
- a CDS encoding type II glyceraldehyde-3-phosphate dehydrogenase produces MMKKKIALIGYGVIGKRVADAIARQDDMELAGVCDVISDWRIQTAVKKGYSVYAATEDAQDSMQKAGISLAGNMADLLGVAHLVVDCTPKKIAAQNVEIYKERGIKFILQGGEKHETTGHSFSAENNYASALNRDSTRVVSCNTTSILRTLTALKKAGLLQSARGTLLRRATDPWESHLGGIMNTLVPEKDIPSHQGPDAQSVDSELDIVTMAVKVPQTLSHLHYWNVRLTWKADKKEVIEAFQTSTRITLINYSDGLVSNNTIKEKYLDMGRPWGDMYEVALWQDMLKVEGDELYYAYVVDNQAIVIPETIDAIRALTGIEKSAVSSIKKTNESLGII; encoded by the coding sequence ATGATGAAAAAGAAAATAGCACTTATAGGATATGGCGTAATTGGCAAAAGAGTAGCCGATGCAATCGCGCGACAAGACGATATGGAATTAGCCGGGGTATGTGATGTGATCAGCGACTGGCGGATACAAACTGCAGTAAAGAAAGGGTACTCTGTATATGCAGCTACTGAAGATGCCCAAGATAGTATGCAAAAGGCCGGTATTTCCCTGGCTGGTAATATGGCAGACCTATTAGGGGTTGCTCACCTGGTGGTAGATTGTACACCAAAGAAGATAGCTGCACAAAATGTAGAAATTTATAAAGAGCGGGGAATAAAATTTATCCTGCAAGGTGGAGAAAAACATGAAACCACCGGCCATTCTTTTAGCGCAGAAAACAACTATGCATCTGCCCTGAACCGGGACAGTACCCGAGTAGTCTCTTGCAACACTACCTCCATTTTGCGTACACTTACCGCTCTTAAAAAAGCAGGGCTGCTGCAGAGTGCTCGTGGTACTCTGCTACGCAGGGCTACAGATCCCTGGGAAAGCCATTTAGGTGGCATCATGAATACGCTCGTTCCGGAGAAAGATATTCCCAGCCACCAAGGGCCGGACGCTCAGAGCGTGGACTCTGAACTGGATATAGTAACCATGGCTGTGAAAGTACCTCAAACCCTTAGCCACCTGCATTATTGGAATGTCCGCCTTACCTGGAAAGCTGATAAAAAAGAGGTGATAGAAGCATTTCAGACATCTACGCGAATCACCTTGATCAATTACAGCGATGGTCTGGTTTCCAATAATACGATCAAAGAAAAGTACCTGGATATGGGACGACCCTGGGGCGATATGTATGAAGTAGCCCTTTGGCAAGATATGCTTAAAGTCGAGGGAGATGAACTCTATTACGCGTATGTGGTCGATAACCAGGCTATTGTTATACCGGAAACAATTGATGCTATAAGGGCATTGACGGGAATAGAGAAAAGCGCAGTAAGCTCTATTAAAAAGACGAATGAAAGTTTAGGGATTATATAA
- a CDS encoding potassium channel family protein, with amino-acid sequence MMTYKITRSNFLKQLIKQMRSALVLVATVALVYVYLMQFVDHALSWVPYLVIFLAFIKTGYFTFFTFRQVNKSIKHCHSFGQLLWIFGLLVMLIIFSYAADFTCLVAANRSSFLGFKLFESFNYFEYLFETFYFSVVTFAAIGYGDVVPITTPAKILVMMEIGQSFVLIVFGLSNINNIHTTIRNQ; translated from the coding sequence ATGATGACTTATAAAATAACCAGAAGTAATTTTTTAAAACAACTTATTAAACAGATGCGCTCCGCACTCGTTTTGGTCGCAACTGTAGCACTTGTGTATGTCTATCTTATGCAGTTTGTAGATCATGCCCTAAGCTGGGTGCCTTATCTTGTTATTTTTCTGGCCTTTATCAAGACTGGGTACTTTACCTTTTTTACCTTCAGGCAGGTCAATAAGTCCATTAAACATTGTCATTCTTTTGGGCAACTTCTCTGGATTTTCGGACTGCTCGTCATGCTCATTATTTTCTCCTATGCGGCAGATTTCACTTGTTTGGTCGCTGCCAATCGATCTTCTTTTCTGGGGTTTAAACTATTTGAAAGCTTCAATTACTTCGAGTATTTATTCGAGACATTTTATTTCAGTGTGGTAACATTTGCTGCCATCGGTTATGGAGATGTTGTGCCAATAACTACCCCTGCCAAAATTTTAGTGATGATGGAGATCGGTCAAAGCTTTGTGCTGATCGTATTCGGACTGTCCAACATAAATAACATTCATACTACAATTAGAAATCAATAA
- the nhaA gene encoding Na+/H+ antiporter NhaA, protein MITRLNNSLNNLVNNQSASGIAIFLAVLAAMIWANSPFQESYQDFIHTEISIGVGSFFLSETLLLWVNDGLMAIFFLQVGLELKREIIGGKLSSFRKAILPIGAAIGGMVVPALIYLIFNLNTPTEHGWGIPMATDIAFAIGVLSLLGDRVPAGLKVFLVALAIVDDLGAVLIIAIFYTSGISYVDLLHGVLFILLLVGGNYIGVRKAWFYALIGIGGVWLAFFFSGVHPTIAGILTAFTIPGRVKIKEEDYLKNLQKLHLKFLETKAIKGNFISEEQLGILEEIKQKSDDAETPLQKIEHHLAPIVGFFILPIFALVNTGIHIHGDIIEILSHPVSMGITFGLLVGKFTGILGAGWLLVKFRLAELQQGVSWRHISGVSMIAGIGFTMSLFITELAFQNEEYTFIAKLTILFASVLAGVIGVSILRQSRKVAIIKKQKVIN, encoded by the coding sequence ATGATTACCCGCCTAAACAACTCCTTAAATAATCTGGTAAACAACCAGTCAGCTTCCGGTATTGCGATTTTTCTAGCGGTACTGGCAGCCATGATCTGGGCCAATTCTCCCTTTCAAGAATCATATCAGGATTTTATTCACACCGAAATATCAATAGGTGTTGGTTCATTCTTCCTTTCCGAGACTTTACTACTTTGGGTGAATGATGGCTTAATGGCGATCTTCTTCCTACAGGTAGGCCTGGAGTTGAAAAGGGAAATTATAGGAGGAAAACTGTCTTCTTTCAGAAAAGCTATTTTGCCTATCGGAGCAGCTATTGGCGGCATGGTTGTTCCGGCACTCATTTACCTCATTTTCAATTTAAATACCCCTACAGAGCACGGCTGGGGTATCCCCATGGCTACAGACATTGCTTTTGCCATTGGAGTGCTTTCATTATTGGGAGATCGAGTACCGGCAGGGCTCAAAGTTTTTTTGGTAGCACTAGCCATAGTTGATGACCTTGGTGCCGTACTCATCATCGCTATTTTCTATACTTCCGGTATTTCTTATGTGGATTTACTTCATGGTGTACTGTTCATACTGCTATTGGTTGGCGGTAATTATATTGGAGTTCGTAAAGCCTGGTTTTATGCACTTATCGGGATTGGAGGTGTTTGGCTCGCATTTTTCTTCTCAGGAGTACATCCTACGATTGCAGGTATTCTCACTGCTTTTACGATTCCCGGCAGGGTCAAAATCAAGGAAGAGGATTACCTGAAAAACCTTCAAAAGCTTCATCTAAAATTTTTAGAAACAAAGGCCATCAAGGGCAATTTCATCTCGGAAGAACAACTTGGGATTTTGGAAGAGATCAAACAAAAATCAGATGACGCGGAAACTCCTTTGCAAAAGATAGAGCATCACCTGGCGCCCATAGTAGGGTTTTTCATACTACCAATATTTGCCCTGGTCAATACCGGTATTCATATTCATGGGGATATAATTGAAATTTTGAGTCACCCGGTAAGCATGGGTATTACGTTTGGCCTTTTGGTAGGGAAATTTACCGGGATTTTAGGAGCCGGTTGGCTTTTAGTCAAGTTTAGGCTGGCAGAGTTGCAGCAAGGGGTTTCCTGGAGACACATTTCCGGAGTATCCATGATAGCAGGCATTGGCTTTACCATGTCACTGTTTATCACGGAATTGGCCTTCCAGAATGAGGAGTATACCTTCATTGCCAAGCTAACCATTTTATTTGCTTCGGTGCTTGCCGGAGTGATAGGTGTAAGTATTCTTCGACAATCCCGGAAAGTAGCTATTATCAAAAAACAAAAGGTAATTAACTGA
- a CDS encoding vitamin K epoxide reductase family protein, with the protein MKSHDHSSMSHQDDGDKSSKKIQYTCSMHPEVVTDQPGKCPKCGMTLVKKDEAKTEMSGHKMEGMGSRGITRPMMHTEEHGGHGHMDMGGMKMSTDDRLTMLQDHHKQTLWVYWTIVLLGFWMITSPLTFDYGKNVVDPSGGRDVWLSLSDRIAAMRWSDIISGILLVIFGWRSLKPNRPYSVWILCFIGIWISMAPFIFWAPTAVAYYNGTLVGALIIALSILIPGMPNMIMFMKMGGDVPTGWSYNPSSWPQRSIMIGLAFIGWLASRYLGAFQLGYIDYAWDPFFGDGTMTVLDSDMSHSFPISDAALGTLAYTLEFLMGYMGGTSRWRTMPWMVTLFGILVIPLGFVSIFLIVSQPLSVGAWCSICLFSAIVMLPMIPLQIDEVIAMWQHMVQRKQKGDSLWKVFWKGGEALSTETDQRSPEIAEFNDSPWKVFKSSIWGMSFPWMLTISTVLGIWLMVSPTVFGIGIETPFADLNHLGGALAIVFAVMAMAEVIRSLRYLNVLLGLVLVVLPWFIEDINVAFTLSTSLTGLLVMALSFSKGKIKEKYGLWDKYVV; encoded by the coding sequence ATGAAAAGCCACGACCACTCCTCAATGTCCCATCAGGATGATGGGGATAAATCTTCTAAAAAGATACAATACACTTGTTCTATGCACCCTGAGGTCGTTACTGATCAACCAGGCAAGTGCCCGAAATGCGGAATGACCTTAGTGAAAAAGGACGAAGCAAAAACCGAAATGTCAGGCCACAAAATGGAAGGTATGGGCTCAAGAGGCATCACACGTCCTATGATGCATACGGAAGAGCATGGCGGTCATGGACACATGGACATGGGCGGTATGAAAATGTCTACTGATGACCGCCTTACGATGCTCCAAGACCACCATAAGCAAACGCTCTGGGTTTACTGGACAATCGTATTGCTTGGTTTCTGGATGATTACTTCACCACTCACTTTTGATTATGGAAAGAATGTGGTCGACCCCAGTGGCGGAAGAGATGTATGGCTTTCCCTTAGTGATCGTATTGCCGCAATGCGCTGGAGCGATATTATCAGTGGGATATTGCTGGTAATTTTTGGATGGCGTTCCCTCAAGCCTAACCGTCCCTATAGCGTTTGGATTCTTTGTTTTATCGGGATATGGATCAGTATGGCTCCCTTTATTTTCTGGGCTCCAACGGCTGTTGCCTATTATAACGGTACCCTGGTCGGTGCCTTGATTATTGCCTTGTCGATTCTCATTCCTGGTATGCCCAATATGATCATGTTTATGAAAATGGGCGGTGACGTACCTACGGGTTGGAGCTATAATCCTTCAAGCTGGCCACAGCGCTCTATTATGATTGGCCTGGCATTTATCGGGTGGCTGGCATCCCGGTATCTGGGAGCTTTTCAATTAGGGTATATAGATTATGCCTGGGATCCTTTTTTTGGTGACGGCACCATGACCGTTTTAGATTCCGATATGTCTCACTCTTTTCCAATTTCTGATGCTGCATTGGGAACACTTGCATATACCTTAGAATTTCTGATGGGATATATGGGTGGAACCTCCCGTTGGCGTACTATGCCGTGGATGGTTACCCTTTTTGGGATTTTGGTAATCCCACTTGGGTTCGTGAGTATTTTTTTAATTGTTTCACAGCCGCTTTCAGTAGGGGCATGGTGTTCGATATGCCTGTTTTCAGCTATTGTAATGCTTCCAATGATCCCATTACAAATTGATGAAGTGATTGCCATGTGGCAACATATGGTTCAAAGAAAACAAAAAGGGGATTCCTTATGGAAGGTGTTTTGGAAAGGTGGAGAAGCACTGTCCACTGAAACGGATCAGCGTTCCCCCGAAATAGCAGAATTTAATGACAGTCCTTGGAAGGTATTTAAATCTTCAATCTGGGGGATGAGCTTCCCTTGGATGTTGACGATATCAACAGTTTTAGGGATTTGGTTGATGGTCTCTCCCACGGTTTTCGGGATTGGGATAGAAACTCCATTTGCCGATTTAAATCATTTGGGAGGAGCCCTTGCAATTGTATTTGCGGTAATGGCCATGGCTGAAGTAATTAGAAGTTTACGCTACTTAAATGTATTGCTCGGCCTGGTACTGGTCGTATTGCCATGGTTTATTGAAGATATCAATGTAGCGTTTACGTTGAGCACAAGCTTAACCGGACTTTTGGTAATGGCACTTTCTTTTTCAAAAGGAAAAATAAAGGAAAAATATGGCCTGTGGGATAAATATGTGGTGTAA
- a CDS encoding NAD-dependent epimerase/dehydratase family protein produces MKDKTDVVIVTGSSGMIGSSVIHKLAEKYHVVGFDKDGYPFPPVEAECVCVDLTSDERMEFAFKRIRYAYGNKIAAVVHLAAYYDFLGEPSDLYDKVTVKGTERLLKFLQDFEVEQFIFSSSMLVYKPSSPGVLITEESPLEPKWDYPKSKVTTEKVMQEQRGEIPVVMMRIAGVYSEDGSSIPITNQVQRIYEKQISARLYPANTAHGSTYVHRDDVIDAMALAVDQRKELPKEVIINIGDDETLSYKELQDIISTEIHGEKMPIISIPKWFAKMGAFMQNLFGKAFIKPWMIDLANDHFEMDSSRAKMILGWKPKHGLRETLPKMIENLKANPKKFYQENNLKK; encoded by the coding sequence ATGAAAGATAAAACTGATGTTGTCATTGTAACAGGAAGTAGTGGAATGATAGGCTCTTCTGTAATTCATAAGCTGGCTGAAAAATACCATGTCGTTGGATTCGACAAAGATGGCTATCCGTTTCCGCCCGTAGAAGCAGAATGCGTATGTGTGGATCTCACCAGCGATGAGCGAATGGAGTTTGCATTCAAAAGAATCCGCTACGCCTACGGCAACAAAATAGCTGCGGTGGTGCACTTGGCCGCCTATTATGATTTTTTAGGGGAACCCTCCGATCTATACGATAAAGTGACCGTCAAAGGCACAGAACGATTATTGAAATTCCTACAGGATTTTGAAGTGGAGCAATTCATTTTCTCAAGTAGTATGCTGGTCTATAAACCATCCTCACCAGGAGTACTTATCACAGAAGAATCACCGTTAGAACCTAAATGGGATTATCCCAAATCAAAAGTTACTACAGAAAAAGTGATGCAAGAGCAAAGGGGCGAAATACCTGTTGTGATGATGCGCATAGCAGGCGTATACAGCGAAGATGGTAGTTCAATACCTATCACCAATCAGGTTCAGCGTATTTACGAAAAACAAATTTCAGCACGACTCTATCCGGCCAATACAGCCCATGGCAGCACCTATGTACACAGAGATGATGTCATCGATGCAATGGCTTTGGCGGTAGACCAAAGAAAAGAGCTCCCGAAAGAAGTGATTATTAATATTGGAGATGACGAAACTTTATCGTACAAGGAGTTGCAAGACATCATCAGTACAGAAATCCATGGTGAGAAAATGCCTATCATCTCAATTCCTAAGTGGTTTGCCAAAATGGGGGCATTTATGCAGAACCTGTTTGGCAAAGCTTTTATTAAACCCTGGATGATTGATCTGGCTAATGATCATTTTGAAATGGACAGTTCCAGAGCTAAAATGATTCTGGGTTGGAAGCCTAAACACGGTTTACGAGAGACATTGCCCAAGATGATTGAAAACTTAAAGGCTAATCCCAAGAAATTTTATCAAGAGAATAACCTGAAAAAGTAG
- a CDS encoding DUF5676 family membrane protein has protein sequence MQHINIKKFALAWGVAGAIFYLGCIILMTTVGREGTILFFNSLLHGLDTSAVIRMDVPWTEALIGLIEMFILGWLFGALIATVYNISFNKKYR, from the coding sequence ATGCAACACATCAACATTAAGAAATTCGCATTAGCCTGGGGAGTAGCAGGAGCCATATTTTACCTGGGTTGTATTATTTTAATGACAACAGTAGGCCGTGAGGGTACCATCTTGTTTTTTAATAGCCTGTTACACGGGCTGGATACAAGTGCTGTGATTAGAATGGACGTGCCCTGGACTGAAGCACTCATCGGACTGATAGAAATGTTCATTCTGGGCTGGTTATTTGGAGCACTGATAGCTACGGTCTACAATATATCTTTTAATAAAAAGTACCGATGA
- a CDS encoding universal stress protein, translating to MKNILVPTDFSETANRAADIAIAIAEKSGAEIHFLHLQITPVQWVKLNKEKEQRFPETLKEIGHAKSELNKLVKKAENKGLKAEQFLVFDVGREEILKHIPFHHHDFVVMGSHGASGAKELFVGSNAQKVLRDATVPVLIIKEKSKWPVKNVVFASNFEEDVKEPFKTVVKFADLNESNIHLLYVNVPFSFEETDRSLEKMHDFHETCPRGGTCTTNIYNSLNEERGILKFSESVNADLIALTTHGRSGFFNLIGKSITENLANHADIPILSINLNR from the coding sequence ATGAAAAATATTTTAGTTCCAACCGACTTTTCAGAAACAGCTAACCGGGCTGCGGATATTGCCATTGCCATAGCCGAGAAATCAGGTGCGGAGATTCATTTTTTGCACCTACAGATCACGCCAGTGCAGTGGGTCAAACTTAATAAGGAGAAGGAGCAGCGATTTCCCGAAACTTTAAAGGAAATCGGGCATGCGAAGAGCGAGCTTAATAAGCTGGTAAAGAAAGCGGAAAACAAAGGTTTGAAAGCTGAACAGTTTCTCGTGTTTGATGTGGGTAGAGAGGAAATCCTCAAACATATTCCCTTTCATCATCATGATTTTGTGGTCATGGGTTCCCATGGCGCATCTGGTGCAAAAGAATTGTTTGTCGGGTCTAATGCCCAAAAGGTACTAAGAGACGCTACGGTTCCTGTCTTGATCATCAAAGAAAAGTCTAAGTGGCCCGTTAAAAATGTGGTTTTTGCATCCAATTTTGAAGAAGATGTCAAAGAACCCTTCAAAACGGTGGTGAAGTTCGCTGATCTCAACGAATCCAATATTCACCTTCTTTATGTCAATGTGCCATTTTCATTTGAGGAGACGGACAGGAGCCTTGAGAAAATGCATGATTTTCATGAAACCTGTCCTCGTGGAGGAACCTGCACCACCAACATCTACAATTCGCTAAATGAAGAACGCGGCATTCTTAAGTTTTCCGAATCTGTAAATGCTGACCTTATTGCATTAACTACACATGGCAGGTCCGGCTTTTTTAACCTGATAGGAAAGAGCATTACTGAAAACCTGGCTAACCATGCCGATATACCTATACTAAGCATTAACCTTAACCGATAA
- a CDS encoding P-II family nitrogen regulator: MKEIKAFVRPDRLPDIVNHLREEGVCCLTVFEGEGTGHYTDERKDFPSLRHPFSHAKIAKLEVVLPDKKVKKSLEIIHQNGKTAHSGDGIIYITEVSEMVKVKTLEPDLENRDL, translated from the coding sequence ATGAAAGAAATAAAGGCTTTCGTCAGGCCGGATCGATTACCTGATATTGTAAATCATCTGCGTGAAGAAGGAGTTTGTTGCTTAACGGTCTTTGAAGGAGAGGGAACCGGTCACTATACCGATGAGCGTAAGGATTTTCCGTCTTTGAGGCATCCATTTTCACATGCTAAAATAGCAAAACTGGAAGTTGTTTTACCCGACAAGAAAGTGAAGAAATCACTAGAGATTATACATCAAAATGGAAAAACAGCACACTCCGGGGACGGTATTATTTATATCACAGAGGTTAGTGAGATGGTCAAAGTAAAAACATTAGAACCCGACTTGGAGAACAGAGACTTATGA
- a CDS encoding SHOCT domain-containing protein has product MHWFEGHYWGMHIIWWVIWVIFIIWIFATPWDIPGQRTKKETPLDLLKKRYAKGEISKEEYEDIKKTLQK; this is encoded by the coding sequence ATGCATTGGTTTGAAGGACACTATTGGGGTATGCACATCATCTGGTGGGTGATCTGGGTGATATTTATAATCTGGATTTTCGCCACACCATGGGATATACCCGGACAAAGAACGAAAAAGGAAACACCGTTAGACCTTTTGAAAAAAAGGTATGCCAAAGGAGAAATCAGCAAAGAAGAGTATGAAGACATAAAAAAGACGTTGCAAAAATGA
- a CDS encoding YHS domain-containing protein: MGRHHQASKKHADPVCENNVDVNAALQYSYNDDVYYFDSEECLQVFKKNPEKFSMASGDRHGLFRGKWWVPVMVGVMVVGMGTVMILSGDNH, translated from the coding sequence GTGGGTCGTCATCACCAGGCATCTAAGAAACATGCTGATCCTGTTTGTGAGAATAACGTTGACGTAAACGCAGCACTTCAGTATTCATATAATGATGACGTGTATTACTTCGACAGTGAAGAATGTCTCCAGGTATTTAAGAAGAACCCTGAAAAATTCAGTATGGCTTCAGGGGACAGACACGGACTTTTTCGTGGTAAATGGTGGGTTCCTGTAATGGTCGGAGTGATGGTAGTAGGTATGGGTACGGTTATGATCCTAAGTGGTGATAACCACTAA
- a CDS encoding DUF302 domain-containing protein: MEYYHSKLVKISSFQDVVDHVVKELGKEGFGVLTEIDVQDTMKHKLNIDFNPYKILGACNPEYAFKALKAEDKVGTMLPCNVIVQDLMDGHIEVSVVDPISSMQAIANEDLEIVALNIRQKLLDVLQNV, from the coding sequence ATGGAGTATTATCACAGTAAACTTGTTAAAATCAGTTCTTTTCAGGATGTAGTAGATCATGTGGTTAAAGAATTGGGCAAAGAGGGTTTTGGAGTATTAACCGAGATCGATGTTCAGGATACTATGAAACACAAACTTAACATTGATTTTAATCCCTACAAGATATTAGGTGCATGTAATCCCGAGTACGCATTTAAAGCATTAAAGGCCGAAGATAAAGTAGGCACCATGTTACCCTGTAATGTGATTGTGCAGGATCTTATGGATGGTCATATCGAGGTGTCAGTTGTAGACCCGATAAGCTCTATGCAGGCAATTGCCAATGAAGACCTTGAAATAGTGGCTTTGAATATTCGCCAGAAATTACTCGATGTCTTACAAAATGTATAG
- a CDS encoding helix-turn-helix domain-containing protein, protein MKTLNLNIKNMVCPRCILVVKNELEELGAFISTIQLGHATIQVPETLTKDKIASRLDTYGFELLEDKEEILMEQIKLGIQHYIEMLEKSTKEIMLSDFLAHEIGKNYNFLSKLFSKIEGLTIETYYINKRVDRVKELIKYDELNLSEIAVKLGYSSVHYLSSQFKRVTGLSVSDYKEVMKNENRYYKNLSEALGDLREKGYTYNFNRKEDCLECKDLCASFQIEELNISEFYRFDENEDAAGKSVIYGIETKDGLKGLLIDNSNLQNKALFRRLSDKLRDGSGEKMG, encoded by the coding sequence ATGAAAACATTAAATCTGAACATTAAAAATATGGTATGTCCGAGATGCATTCTGGTTGTAAAAAATGAATTAGAGGAACTCGGAGCATTTATTTCAACAATTCAGCTTGGCCATGCTACAATACAAGTGCCTGAGACCCTGACCAAAGATAAAATTGCGTCCAGATTAGATACTTATGGCTTTGAACTTCTTGAAGACAAAGAAGAAATCCTGATGGAACAGATTAAGCTTGGAATTCAACATTATATAGAAATGCTGGAAAAATCTACCAAAGAGATCATGTTGTCTGATTTTCTGGCACACGAAATAGGTAAAAACTACAATTTTCTAAGCAAGCTCTTTTCAAAAATTGAGGGGCTTACGATAGAGACCTACTACATAAACAAAAGAGTGGACAGGGTGAAAGAACTGATAAAGTATGATGAACTGAACTTAAGTGAGATTGCTGTTAAGCTCGGATACAGTTCCGTCCATTACCTATCCAGTCAATTTAAGCGTGTTACCGGTCTTTCTGTATCTGATTATAAAGAAGTAATGAAAAACGAGAACCGGTACTACAAGAACTTATCTGAAGCACTGGGCGACTTAAGAGAAAAAGGCTACACCTATAATTTCAACAGGAAGGAAGATTGCCTGGAATGTAAGGATCTGTGTGCCAGCTTTCAAATTGAGGAATTGAATATTTCAGAGTTCTACCGGTTTGATGAAAATGAAGATGCAGCAGGTAAGTCTGTTATTTATGGGATCGAAACAAAAGATGGTTTGAAAGGACTACTCATTGACAATAGTAACCTTCAAAACAAGGCACTATTCAGGAGACTTTCTGACAAGTTGAGAGATGGGTCTGGTGAAAAAATGGGTTGA